From Erythrobacter sp. YJ-T3-07:
CCGACACCGCACCAGCCTTTGCAGGGTCGTCGATGCCGACCACCGCTGCGCTGTCCGGGGCAATCCACACGTAGCTGCGCCCGTTCGGCGTCCATTCGAAATCCTGCCGGAAACGTATGGCGATCGGCTCGCCGGGCTTGGATGGCAACATCAGGCGTCGCGGCGCTGCCGACGGGAAGGCTCCTTGCGCATTGCGCATCACGCTTTGCCAGTCGGTCGCCGGACCGACCGGGGCCAACTCAGCCGGGAGTGCGGGTTTTTGGTGTGCCTCCCCGAAAGGTGACAGCAGAAAGCCGCTCACCGCCGGGAAGATCATCAGCGTGCCCGTCGCCGCCGCCACGATCAGCAGCGGCGAGGCGACCACGCCCAGATCGCGATGGTGTCGCACGATGGCGCTGGCCGTGTAGCGGGGCGGCCAGAGGCGAAACCGGAACGTCTTTCGCGTGCGCCACCACAGGATCGTTCCGGTGATGGTGAACGCGAGCAGCAGGATGCCCAGCACGCCGGTAATCGTCTTCCCGGTCTCTCCCAGAAACAGGTAATGATGCAGATCGAACAGCCAGAGCTCGGGCCGCTCCCACATGCCGGACCAGCGATCGACGATCGTCCCGTCCTGCCTGATGTAGGCCCCGCCGCCGTCGGAATAGACCGCCTGGTGCAGACCGATCTCATCCCCGGCAAAGGTGACGCGTGAAAGGCCCGGTGCCGTCTCTCTCGCCACCTCGATCGCACGCCCCATCGCCACGGGATCGGTAACTGCCGGATCATGCGCGCCGTCGAGCATGATCCAGCTATCCTCCCACAGCAACACCGTGCCGGACAGGCCGATGACCGCCAGCAGGATGCCGACCATGCCGCCCGTCCAGCGGTGCAGGAGCGAGAGCAGCTTCATCAGAACTCGCTGCGCAGGCTCAGCGTGAAGGTGCGCCCGCGGCCTGAGAAGAACCGGCTGCTGTCGGTCACCCGCACGGTGTCGCTGTCATAGGTGATGAAGAACTCGTTGGTCAGGTTCTGCGCCGCCAGCGAAATCTCGCCGAAATCGGTTCGATAGGAGATGAACGCGTCGAGCAGCGTGTAGCCTTCGAAATCGGTCGCGGTGGATGCGTCGTTGAACTCGCGTTCGAGATACATGCGGGCCTGAGCGCGCGCGCTGAAGGGGCCTGCGCTGTAGTCCGCCGCGAGGTTGATCCGGTCGGGCGAGATGTTCGCGCCGTCGA
This genomic window contains:
- a CDS encoding PepSY domain-containing protein, whose amino-acid sequence is MKLLSLLHRWTGGMVGILLAVIGLSGTVLLWEDSWIMLDGAHDPAVTDPVAMGRAIEVARETAPGLSRVTFAGDEIGLHQAVYSDGGGAYIRQDGTIVDRWSGMWERPELWLFDLHHYLFLGETGKTITGVLGILLLAFTITGTILWWRTRKTFRFRLWPPRYTASAIVRHHRDLGVVASPLLIVAAATGTLMIFPAVSGFLLSPFGEAHQKPALPAELAPVGPATDWQSVMRNAQGAFPSAAPRRLMLPSKPGEPIAIRFRQDFEWTPNGRSYVWIAPDSAAVVGIDDPAKAGAVSAISETFYPIHAAKVGGIVWKFAMTFAGLALVMLGLLASYSFWRGQIDRRAGRGRAAPRAGRAVGQS